A window of the Leucothrix mucor DSM 2157 genome harbors these coding sequences:
- a CDS encoding ABC transporter ATP-binding protein — translation MLNKFFSKFIDPMGIDDTSRPPSDVFGFFKYYLKPIRGVLITTLLLSGIATVSELMLYVYLGDIVDWMGSGNPATFFQEHKTALIWMLVVAVIIRPIALLLSRGMISFALVVGLGNRIRWHNHRYVLRQSLSYFQNDFAGRVAQKVMQTGNSAREAVINVIDGVWLLVVYLIGITWLFVDMDWRLLMPMVLWIAGYALVILFLVPSVRGRSASLSEANSRLLGQIVDGYTNIQSVKLFASDDQEDAYAGGFLKRHTTAFRSLMESIFNMTVALTVLNTALVVGTAVISIVLWQRGEVSVGTIAIANALIMRVNQMSGWILRTITSLFEQMGTVQNGIATISKPNSVMDVAGAKPLILTQGKITFESMSFYYSDDNRVIENFDLALKPGEKVGVVGRSGAGKSTLVNLLLRFYDVDAGRILIDDQDISQCTQQSLRANIAMVTQDTSLLHRSVRDNIRYGKPDATEDEIKQAARLAEVDQFLPHLVDLQGNRGYDALVGERGVKLSGGQRQRIAIARVILKNAPILVLDEATSALDSEVEQAIQSQLERLMTDKTVIAIAHRLSTIAAMDRLVVMDEGRIIEQGTHHELLEQEGLYWQLWQRQSGGFLPD, via the coding sequence ATGCTGAATAAATTCTTTTCCAAATTTATCGACCCGATGGGTATCGATGACACCAGCCGTCCACCCTCCGATGTGTTCGGCTTTTTCAAGTATTACCTGAAGCCAATTCGCGGTGTGCTAATTACCACACTGCTGCTGTCGGGGATTGCTACCGTCTCAGAGTTGATGCTCTATGTGTATCTTGGCGACATTGTCGACTGGATGGGCAGCGGCAATCCGGCGACTTTCTTTCAGGAGCATAAAACAGCACTGATCTGGATGCTGGTGGTCGCGGTGATTATCCGACCGATCGCCTTACTACTCTCGCGCGGCATGATCAGCTTTGCACTGGTCGTGGGCTTGGGCAATCGCATTCGCTGGCACAATCACCGTTATGTATTGCGCCAAAGTCTCTCCTACTTCCAGAATGATTTCGCCGGCCGTGTCGCGCAAAAAGTCATGCAAACCGGTAACTCCGCCCGCGAAGCCGTGATCAATGTGATTGATGGCGTGTGGCTGCTGGTGGTTTATTTAATCGGTATCACTTGGCTGTTTGTGGATATGGATTGGCGACTGCTGATGCCCATGGTGCTCTGGATTGCGGGCTATGCGCTGGTGATTTTGTTCTTAGTGCCTTCAGTGCGTGGTCGCTCAGCAAGTCTATCCGAAGCCAATTCGCGCTTGCTGGGGCAAATTGTGGATGGCTACACTAATATCCAATCGGTCAAACTCTTCGCCAGCGATGATCAGGAAGATGCTTATGCCGGTGGCTTTTTAAAGCGCCACACTACAGCGTTTCGCAGCCTGATGGAATCCATCTTTAATATGACCGTGGCGCTGACGGTGCTCAACACCGCATTGGTTGTCGGTACTGCTGTGATTTCGATTGTGCTCTGGCAGCGCGGCGAAGTGAGTGTCGGGACGATCGCCATCGCCAATGCGCTGATTATGCGCGTCAATCAAATGTCCGGCTGGATACTGCGCACCATTACCTCGCTGTTTGAGCAAATGGGAACGGTACAAAACGGTATTGCCACTATTTCCAAACCTAACTCCGTCATGGATGTGGCCGGTGCCAAGCCGCTAATACTAACTCAAGGCAAAATCACATTCGAGAGCATGAGCTTCTACTACAGCGATGACAATCGAGTGATTGAAAACTTTGATCTGGCGCTAAAGCCCGGTGAAAAAGTCGGAGTGGTTGGGCGCTCCGGTGCCGGTAAATCGACATTGGTTAACCTGTTGCTACGCTTTTACGATGTGGATGCTGGTCGTATTCTGATCGATGATCAGGACATTTCCCAATGCACTCAGCAAAGCCTGCGCGCCAATATTGCCATGGTCACACAAGATACCTCACTGCTACATCGCTCAGTACGTGACAATATTCGCTACGGCAAACCTGATGCGACCGAGGATGAAATCAAGCAAGCGGCACGATTGGCTGAGGTCGATCAGTTCCTACCGCATCTGGTGGATTTGCAAGGTAATCGCGGTTATGACGCCTTGGTCGGTGAGCGTGGTGTGAAGCTCTCTGGCGGTCAACGTCAGCGGATTGCCATTGCGCGAGTCATTCTGAAAAACGCTCCGATTCTGGTGCTAGATGAAGCCACCTCGGCACTGGATTCTGAAGTAGAGCAAGCCATTCAAAGCCAGCTAGAACGGCTAATGACGGATAAAACGGTAATTGCTATTGCCCATCGCTTATCTACCATTGCCGCGATGGATCGTCTGGTGGTAATGGATGAAGGCCGTATTATCGAGCAAGGTACGCACCATGAATTGCTGGAACAGGAAGGTTTGTACTGGCAATTATGGCAGCGCCAATCCGGTGGTTTTTTACCAGACTAA